The Tursiops truncatus isolate mTurTru1 chromosome 6, mTurTru1.mat.Y, whole genome shotgun sequence genome includes a window with the following:
- the FAM240B gene encoding protein FAM240B isoform X1: MNNQYIRREVFCCETCHELKSFWEKEISKQTGYRELEEDRQGRSALRNSWGSALDLAPPVRAQRRMEAETGEKAGDVGQS; the protein is encoded by the exons ATGAACAATCAATACATACGTCGAGAAGTCTTCTGCTGTGAAACTTGTCATGAGCTCAAAAGCTTCTGGGAGAAAGAAATTAGCAAACAGACTGGTTACCGGGAACTGGAGGAAGATCGTCAGGGAAGAAGTGCCCTGAGAAA ctcctggggttcagctttggatttggccccacccgTGCGC GCTCAGAGAAGaatggaagcagagactggagaaaAGGCTGGGGATGTTGGACAATCCTGA
- the FAM240B gene encoding protein FAM240B isoform X2, protein MNNQYIRREVFCCETCHELKSFWEKEISKQTGYRELEEDRQGRSALRKLREEWKQRLEKRLGMLDNPDGKEKQANTGG, encoded by the exons ATGAACAATCAATACATACGTCGAGAAGTCTTCTGCTGTGAAACTTGTCATGAGCTCAAAAGCTTCTGGGAGAAAGAAATTAGCAAACAGACTGGTTACCGGGAACTGGAGGAAGATCGTCAGGGAAGAAGTGCCCTGAGAAA GCTCAGAGAAGaatggaagcagagactggagaaaAGGCTGGGGATGTTGGACAATCCTGATGGGAAGGAGAAGCAGGCAAACACTGGGGGCTGA